The bacterium DNA segment GACTTCACATGGTAGTCTCGCGACTCGGGGGCGTAGAATTTCGGATCGGCATCGATATTGCCGGTGCCCCACGTGAGCGTGCACCCGGCATCTACCTGCACGGCGTTCTGACCGCCGTCGATATCGCAGTAGCTCACGCTCGCGGTAGAAGGACTGGCGTCCGATGCGACAACAAGCTCATGGCCAGCCGGAGCCGGAGATGTATTGCCATAGACGATGGAGTTGCTGATCGTCACGTTTGAGGAGTTCGTACACAGGATTCCGCCGCCGGATTTGACGTCGTTCGAATCATCGTAGGTGTGGACTTCGATCTCCCAGGCCTGAAGGTCGCCGTCAAGGCTGTTCGTGACGGTATCGCGGATGGCCAATTGCCATGTGCCTGCCGACTGCAGCCCGCGGAACGCCCAGCTCGTGTCGAAAACGAACGCCCGGCCCGACGGCCACGGCCCCGTGTAGCTTCCCTCGGGGGCAGGCTTGAGGATCACGAATTCATCTTCGCTCGGCGAGATCACCTTGATCTCAAGGTCCTCCAACTGCTCGTGGTCCATGGTCACTGAAACCGAAACGTCCCTGACCTTCAGTTCGGTCGGGAACGTGAGCGAGCTTGTCCTCCAATCTCCATTATCGGGTATCGCAATCGTCTCAGTCTTGTCCTGGGAAACAGTCTTGACGGGAGGCACGAGAAGAGTCTGATAGGCATTTGCCCTGCCGGAGGTCACACACTTGCCGCGCAAGCAGGGCACAGGATCCGCCCCTTCAAGAATCATGAGGCGCAGTTGGCGGATGTAGAGCCCCGGATTGGGGTTGGGATTGGGCGCAGGATACTTCGCCAGGAGGAGAGCGGCTACGGAGGCAACGTATGGCGCCGAGAAAGAGGTTCCGTCTACATCCATATATCCGTTGGGAGGGCTCGTTGTCGTGGTCCGATCCCCCGGCGCCGCGAGGTCAACCGTTGCTTCGGCATAAGACGAGAAGTGTGTCATGTTGTCGACTTCATTGGTGGCGATTACAGAGACGATATTGGCCAGGCTGTAGCAGGCCGGGAAGTGGCCGTTATCCTCCAGATCTTCTGAACTATTTCCGGCCGCCGCTATGACAAGCACGCCATTGTCTTGGATGTTCTGGAGGTGCAGAAGGAAGGGATTGTTGGTATAGGTACCTCCAAAGCTCATGTTGACCACAGGGACCCTCTGCAGGATGCAGTAATCGATAGCATCGCAGCAGTACGACTCCTGAATGATCCCAGATGCGCCGATACTGACTTTCAATGGCAATATCCTGACATACGGTACTGCGCCCGCTATTCCGGTGGTATTGTTTGAAACCGCGCCGATCACCCCTGCCACCCAAGTTCCATGCTCATGGCCGCCCGAAGGATCGTTGTCGTCACCGTCGAAATCCCAACCGTGGAGATCGTCTATAAAGCTGTTTTGATCATTGTCTTCGTTGTCGAGTACCTCTCCGGGGTTGGCATAGATGTTGTCTCCGATATCAACATGAGGGGGCGTTTGCTCAGTCAATCCTACGCTCATACCCGTGTCGAGTACGCCAACGACAATGGGATCAAAGGTTCCGAGAAGCTTCCAAGCTTGCGGCAAATCCATCATGGGCAGCGCGTATTGCAGCGGGTAGTACGCATCATTCCTGCCTCCGGCACCGTACAATTCGTATACTCCGTCAGGATGAGCCCGGACCACGCCGGGAATCTGGCGTACGATTTTCAGTGCTTCGGGAACGGTGAGGAGCTTGTCGAACTTCCACCAGCCTGCTTCTTGAGCGTTGGATAGCCTTGCGGGTCGAAACTCTCGCTGCGCAAGGTTATTGCGAACCTCCGCCAATCGTGACTTGTCGATCACTATGTACAGGCTCCCTGGTGCTACCTTGCGGCCATTGACGATCTCAAGCTCGGGTTCCTCTTCACCCGGCTGAGCTGGAAGAGCGCAGGCAAGACAGGCAAGAAGAGCTAAGAGACCAACCGACTTTGGCAGATGAGTTTTTCCCATGGTCGTGCCTCCTGAATCGTTCCTTACGAATGCCTACGGGCAGTGACTGCCGATCTGGTTACGGACGAAAATGAGATCAAGTATATTGATCTTTCCGTCGTTGTTGATATCGGCTGCCCTGTTGTTGCCGCTCAGCGGGTCCTGCCCCATCCTCGCACGGATAAATATCAGGTCGAGTATCCCAACTGTGCCGTCCGAGTTGACGTCGAAAAGGCAGGAGTAGAGTTCGTATACGCCAGAAGGATATGTTCTGATGATCCCTTGTATAACCAAGGCGGCTGCCGACGCCTGCGGATACGAGTATTCGAGCGGCGAGTAA contains these protein-coding regions:
- a CDS encoding S8 family serine peptidase; this translates as MGKTHLPKSVGLLALLACLACALPAQPGEEEPELEIVNGRKVAPGSLYIVIDKSRLAEVRNNLAQREFRPARLSNAQEAGWWKFDKLLTVPEALKIVRQIPGVVRAHPDGVYELYGAGGRNDAYYPLQYALPMMDLPQAWKLLGTFDPIVVGVLDTGMSVGLTEQTPPHVDIGDNIYANPGEVLDNEDNDQNSFIDDLHGWDFDGDDNDPSGGHEHGTWVAGVIGAVSNNTTGIAGAVPYVRILPLKVSIGASGIIQESYCCDAIDYCILQRVPVVNMSFGGTYTNNPFLLHLQNIQDNGVLVIAAAGNSSEDLEDNGHFPACYSLANIVSVIATNEVDNMTHFSSYAEATVDLAAPGDRTTTTSPPNGYMDVDGTSFSAPYVASVAALLLAKYPAPNPNPNPGLYIRQLRLMILEGADPVPCLRGKCVTSGRANAYQTLLVPPVKTVSQDKTETIAIPDNGDWRTSSLTFPTELKVRDVSVSVTMDHEQLEDLEIKVISPSEDEFVILKPAPEGSYTGPWPSGRAFVFDTSWAFRGLQSAGTWQLAIRDTVTNSLDGDLQAWEIEVHTYDDSNDVKSGGGILCTNSSNVTISNSIVYGNTSPAPAGHELVVASDASPSTASVSYCDIDGGQNAVQVDAGCTLTWGTGNIDADPKFYAPESRDYHVKSVYGRWNPAQSGWAIDAETSPCIDAGDPATLFPNELDPRGYRINMGAYGNTEQASKYQMWPIQGDTNLDCFVNIMDLIFIRNRMNQSIGSGDNWQANANSDLSINILDLIYVRARLGNTCQ